The Flammeovirga agarivorans genome has a window encoding:
- a CDS encoding TerD family protein, producing MSIELSKGQRINLENKSGGSLLNFCVGVNWGAIVEKKLFGLYTNKLNVDLDLSVLMLNKSGELIDYIYSPKYDNLVVNGKEFPKGKLMSEDGALRHSGDDTIGDQYGDDGLDNEVIIIDLARVQPEVTQIYFFLNIVGEEDFSKIPFAKIRMYDGTPYTIKTTYASYDVATEKKYASFNALIMGKLFKQSNDWKFLAIGEPTEDQNVGETIGRILESFQLT from the coding sequence ATGTCTATAGAGCTTTCAAAAGGACAACGTATCAACCTAGAAAATAAGTCGGGTGGTTCACTTCTCAATTTTTGCGTAGGTGTGAATTGGGGAGCTATTGTTGAAAAAAAGCTTTTTGGTCTTTACACTAACAAACTTAACGTTGACTTAGACTTAAGTGTCTTAATGTTGAACAAATCGGGCGAACTTATTGATTATATCTATTCACCTAAGTATGATAATCTTGTAGTGAATGGAAAGGAATTCCCAAAAGGTAAGCTAATGTCAGAAGACGGAGCATTACGTCATAGTGGGGACGACACAATAGGTGATCAATACGGGGATGATGGCTTAGATAATGAAGTAATTATTATCGATTTAGCTAGAGTTCAACCAGAAGTTACTCAGATTTATTTCTTCTTGAATATTGTCGGTGAAGAAGACTTTTCTAAGATACCATTTGCAAAAATTAGAATGTATGATGGTACACCTTACACAATAAAAACTACTTATGCATCTTATGATGTTGCTACTGAAAAAAAATATGCATCCTTCAATGCATTAATCATGGGGAAATTGTTTAAGCAGTCCAATGATTGGAAATTTCTTGCTATTGGAGAACCAACTGAAGATCAGAATGTTGGGGAGACAATTGGACGAATTTTAGAAAGCTTTCAACTTACTTAA
- a CDS encoding SDR family oxidoreductase → MKIAVTSASGQLGAAITKALINEIGKENVIAIARTPQKAEHLGVEVRNGDYNNTDELTMALKGIDKVLLVSGMDEPSKRIQQHRNVIEAAKQNGVEKLVYTSIVGDENGTGFNPVVKSNRQTEEDIRHSGLDYVIGRNGIYIEPDLEYIDTYVSEGEIRNCGGEGKVGYTSRPELGFAYAKMLIEDKHNGATYNLIGNLISQQELTNYINSVFGTSLVFNSVSVEDYKNERIKILGEFLGTVIGGIYEGIRNGANEVESHYEKAAGRPHQSPEEMMLSYKNR, encoded by the coding sequence ATGAAAATTGCTGTAACTTCTGCAAGTGGTCAATTAGGTGCTGCTATTACAAAAGCCCTCATAAATGAAATTGGAAAAGAAAATGTAATTGCCATCGCCCGAACTCCACAAAAAGCAGAACACCTGGGTGTTGAGGTAAGAAATGGAGATTATAATAATACTGATGAATTAACGATGGCCTTAAAAGGTATAGATAAAGTATTGTTAGTCTCAGGTATGGATGAACCCAGCAAACGTATCCAACAACATAGAAATGTAATAGAAGCAGCCAAGCAGAATGGTGTTGAGAAGTTGGTCTATACAAGTATTGTTGGAGATGAGAATGGTACAGGTTTTAACCCAGTGGTGAAGAGCAATCGCCAAACAGAGGAAGATATTCGTCATTCGGGATTAGATTATGTCATTGGAAGAAATGGGATTTATATAGAGCCTGATTTAGAATATATTGATACTTATGTTAGTGAAGGTGAAATTAGAAATTGCGGCGGTGAAGGTAAAGTGGGGTATACCAGTAGACCTGAGCTAGGTTTTGCATATGCGAAGATGCTCATAGAAGACAAACACAATGGAGCAACTTATAATTTAATAGGGAACTTGATCTCACAACAGGAATTAACTAATTATATTAATTCTGTTTTTGGTACAAGTTTAGTATTTAATTCGGTATCTGTTGAAGATTATAAAAATGAAAGGATAAAGATATTAGGGGAGTTCTTAGGAACTGTTATTGGAGGCATTTATGAAGGAATTAGAAATGGAGCAAATGAAGTAGAATCTCACTATGAAAAGGCGGCAGGTAGACCTCATCAATCTCCAGAGGAAATGATGTTATCCTACAAGAATAGATGA
- a CDS encoding TerB family tellurite resistance protein encodes MYLLTKKKNLLDKIGYTEDEKLSILRIVNMIAASDGKADKGEITFMVQLIEDLHMPISAPIDANNITFDEAAMVVKLMNIEKKTQAFKIFQDTIESDGEIHKRELAMFKRLRNIADKNNLIRY; translated from the coding sequence ATGTATTTACTAACGAAAAAGAAGAATCTTCTTGATAAGATCGGATATACTGAAGATGAAAAATTAAGTATTCTTAGAATTGTAAATATGATTGCAGCCTCAGATGGAAAAGCTGATAAAGGTGAAATCACATTTATGGTACAACTTATTGAAGATTTACATATGCCCATTTCTGCACCCATTGACGCAAATAATATCACTTTTGATGAAGCCGCAATGGTTGTCAAACTCATGAATATCGAGAAAAAAACTCAAGCGTTTAAAATTTTCCAAGATACCATTGAATCAGACGGAGAAATTCACAAAAGAGAATTAGCAATGTTTAAACGTTTACGAAATATTGCAGATAAAAATAATTTGATCCGATATTAG
- a CDS encoding YodC family protein — translation MAKLEKKKGRSFSTGDVVQLNSGGPSMTVNSYIETPQEVETGIIEGDQEVELTYFDDAGTQQTKRFKEKTLKKV, via the coding sequence ATGGCTAAATTAGAAAAGAAAAAGGGTAGATCATTTTCTACCGGAGATGTTGTACAGCTAAATTCTGGAGGACCATCAATGACTGTAAACAGCTATATCGAAACTCCTCAAGAAGTTGAAACGGGAATTATCGAAGGAGATCAAGAAGTAGAATTGACTTACTTTGATGATGCAGGTACTCAACAAACCAAGCGTTTTAAAGAAAAGACTTTGAAGAAAGTCTAG
- a CDS encoding DUF302 domain-containing protein, translating to MNTTIKISAAITMSAALFFSASKIDDAIQNQVDQIAIQVSEGASNFKQIVVIDHSRLAQKAGVEMTPSIVNIFSNPEVNTALLQEDILVGLDLPYKVLSYAEPSQDAPNVAYADAEFIKRRYEIGSKSLNEYDKDLEKVTKHISKEIISKVNTDAINKHYGIIKINSKYSYEETINKLKEAVLAQGDTQWFSEIDFQKEAQERGVSLTESKLLLFGGPAPGGKAMGQFPKLGLDAFCQKVLVYVDDQGNTKIAFNDIEAFALLHYGKSALPHKVINGRLVNTFTKAIAE from the coding sequence ATGAATACTACGATAAAAATTTCTGCAGCCATTACAATGAGTGCTGCTCTGTTCTTTAGTGCTTCAAAAATAGATGACGCTATCCAAAACCAAGTAGATCAAATTGCCATACAGGTAAGCGAAGGTGCTTCTAATTTTAAACAGATCGTGGTTATTGATCATTCAAGATTGGCTCAAAAAGCAGGTGTAGAGATGACTCCTTCAATCGTCAATATTTTCTCAAATCCAGAAGTAAATACAGCACTATTGCAAGAGGATATTTTAGTTGGCTTAGATCTGCCCTACAAGGTATTAAGTTATGCAGAGCCCTCTCAAGATGCTCCAAATGTAGCTTATGCAGATGCCGAATTCATTAAAAGAAGATATGAAATAGGAAGTAAATCACTTAATGAATATGATAAAGACCTTGAAAAAGTAACGAAACATATTTCAAAAGAAATAATATCAAAAGTAAATACAGATGCTATCAATAAGCATTATGGAATCATAAAAATTAACTCAAAATACAGCTATGAAGAGACCATCAATAAACTAAAAGAAGCGGTATTAGCCCAAGGTGATACTCAATGGTTTTCTGAAATCGATTTTCAGAAGGAAGCTCAAGAACGAGGAGTTTCATTAACGGAGAGTAAACTGCTTCTTTTTGGTGGTCCTGCTCCTGGAGGGAAAGCGATGGGGCAGTTCCCAAAACTAGGCTTGGACGCATTTTGTCAGAAGGTCTTGGTTTATGTTGATGACCAAGGAAATACAAAAATTGCCTTCAATGATATAGAGGCTTTTGCATTACTACATTACGGTAAAAGTGCATTACCTCATAAAGTAATCAATGGTCGATTGGTGAATACTTTTACCAAAGCTATTGCTGAATAA
- a CDS encoding helix-turn-helix transcriptional regulator encodes MLLQHPIVRKLLLLDDGIDLPRNELILRRLTHLALATTLIYIPFYFIAGNYIFGTIQFVTALLVGAIFFFIKHKHYIASGYMLVGFLTTTITLGAVVTPDVGTELLLIPIAAVLNTIFEKRIHAVICFITLISLYTYIEVNNDYWTPYFTYEDSFHKALYLHNVSTVFFVSFLIVLHFDLNMKSYVKELKHINSELGFKNLQIEEQTEEILQQQKMQHDLELEFKKKDIELLNANNIMKLQLQNKLIKDLNQISKSKDLKKDLNSLINELKRQVKSQEKIELLQGKIESVNSQFSDRLEQLCPNLSKTEREICSYIKLNLSNKEISEIRNTTPNSIRVTKHRIRKKMEIEDELELDQYIQGL; translated from the coding sequence ATGTTATTACAACACCCTATTGTAAGAAAGCTACTACTTTTAGATGATGGAATTGATTTACCAAGAAATGAATTAATCTTAAGAAGGTTAACTCATCTCGCACTGGCTACAACTCTAATTTATATTCCCTTCTATTTTATTGCTGGCAATTATATTTTTGGTACAATACAGTTTGTCACAGCACTTTTAGTTGGTGCCATTTTCTTTTTTATAAAACACAAGCATTACATCGCTTCAGGATACATGTTAGTTGGATTCTTAACAACTACAATTACGTTGGGTGCTGTTGTTACCCCCGATGTTGGTACAGAACTTTTATTAATACCAATTGCTGCTGTTCTGAATACTATTTTTGAGAAAAGAATCCATGCTGTAATCTGTTTTATAACCCTCATCTCACTTTATACCTATATCGAGGTGAATAATGATTACTGGACCCCCTATTTCACTTACGAAGACTCTTTTCATAAAGCGTTATACTTACATAATGTATCCACTGTCTTCTTTGTATCCTTTTTAATTGTTCTTCATTTTGATCTAAATATGAAAAGCTATGTCAAAGAGCTAAAACATATCAATTCAGAGTTAGGGTTTAAAAACTTACAGATTGAAGAACAAACAGAAGAAATTCTACAGCAACAAAAAATGCAACATGATCTGGAATTAGAATTTAAGAAAAAGGATATAGAGTTGCTCAATGCAAACAACATTATGAAGCTGCAATTACAGAATAAACTCATCAAAGATTTAAATCAGATCTCAAAATCAAAGGACTTAAAGAAAGACCTTAATAGCTTAATTAATGAACTGAAAAGGCAAGTAAAGTCACAGGAAAAGATTGAGCTACTCCAAGGAAAAATTGAAAGTGTAAATAGTCAATTTAGTGACCGTCTTGAGCAGCTTTGTCCTAATTTAAGTAAAACAGAAAGGGAAATCTGTTCTTATATCAAGCTTAATCTTTCAAATAAAGAAATATCTGAAATTAGAAATACGACACCGAACTCAATTCGAGTAACAAAACATAGAATTAGAAAGAAAATGGAAATTGAAGATGAGTTAGAACTTGATCAATATATCCAAGGGCTTTAA
- a CDS encoding DUF4262 domain-containing protein, with protein sequence MDLNNQFDAELGDDILENIKENGYHIGVIEGDDYLPAFAFSIGLYKSYQHPEIIVFGLPMEMMKVTINTLCDAVKKGTKYKANTEYNDILNKFPVKFLEVNKAYYSDYLRYNSWVYDHSNNFPAVQLVWTDNKGNFPWDTGFNSKWKFNQPLLDRNIDFKFYEDKDLEVYTTKYTFKGNPIRWVYHTKDGGWEFHSEEHPDFEDAQSIRLSELIKMDPTLNQLFELNYGKFATRKDLNSPWGIYDHNEEDE encoded by the coding sequence ATGGATCTTAATAATCAATTTGATGCAGAGCTTGGTGATGATATTTTAGAAAATATAAAAGAGAATGGTTATCATATCGGAGTGATTGAGGGAGATGATTATTTACCAGCTTTTGCTTTTTCGATAGGACTGTATAAATCATATCAGCATCCTGAAATTATAGTATTTGGTTTACCGATGGAAATGATGAAGGTAACCATTAATACTTTATGTGATGCAGTAAAAAAGGGAACTAAATACAAGGCTAATACAGAGTATAATGATATACTCAATAAATTTCCTGTAAAGTTTTTAGAAGTCAATAAAGCTTATTATTCTGATTACTTAAGATACAATTCTTGGGTTTATGATCACTCTAATAATTTTCCTGCAGTACAGTTAGTATGGACAGATAATAAAGGAAACTTCCCTTGGGATACTGGATTTAATAGTAAATGGAAATTCAATCAACCTTTATTAGATAGAAATATAGATTTTAAATTCTATGAAGATAAAGATTTAGAAGTCTATACTACGAAATATACCTTCAAAGGTAATCCGATTCGATGGGTATATCATACAAAAGATGGAGGTTGGGAGTTTCATAGTGAAGAACATCCAGATTTTGAAGACGCTCAATCAATTCGTCTCTCTGAGTTGATAAAAATGGATCCTACTTTAAATCAACTTTTCGAATTAAACTATGGAAAGTTTGCTACTAGAAAGGATTTAAACTCACCTTGGGGAATTTATGACCATAATGAGGAAGACGAGTAG
- a CDS encoding M43 family zinc metalloprotease codes for MKYLLGLIFTLLVTNSVFSQNTPSRSNCLTTIHNHQFNGGALPGSQSFEDQISRLITRKSSQRLLDDTLTVYYIPVIVHVIHNGEEVGDGANIDSAQVYSQLRVLNEDFRRLENTPGFNDSEIGADVKIEFVPALRDEDENILDEPGIHRYNAETSEFVVDDIEDDIKPATIWDPESYLNMWTVNFDPELGLLGYAQFPNIPNGLEGVDGLPNFNGGATTDGVVMGYQFFGDTLNVQAPYDKGRTTTHEIGHWLGLIHIWGDGDCDVDDYCEDTPNQDGYNEVCVSVNSCGAGEEGDLPDMIENYMDYTPDDCMNIFTLDQMSRMRIIMENSPRRKELLTSNKHLVLEPPVAGFSVDSSEFQINTFVTFTDSSTNRPTSWSWTFEGGSPASSTDQNPRVQYLDAGTFDVTLITENNAGADTVLMADLITVLGPTAVIDDLSTLSVYPIPVKNNLYLKTDGQSVQEIKLFDITGKEVYSNNNLFNSGTLINMQGYEKNVYILKVVSDNQVKSIKIIKE; via the coding sequence ATGAAATACCTTTTAGGCCTAATTTTTACTCTTTTAGTTACTAATTCAGTCTTTTCTCAAAATACTCCATCTAGAAGTAATTGTTTGACAACTATTCATAATCATCAATTTAATGGCGGAGCATTACCTGGATCTCAATCTTTTGAAGATCAGATCTCTAGGTTAATAACTAGAAAAAGTAGCCAACGATTATTGGATGATACGCTAACTGTGTACTATATCCCAGTGATTGTACACGTTATTCACAATGGTGAAGAAGTTGGTGATGGTGCTAATATTGATAGTGCACAGGTGTACTCTCAACTGAGAGTGCTTAATGAGGATTTTAGAAGATTAGAAAATACGCCAGGCTTTAATGATAGTGAAATTGGTGCAGATGTTAAAATTGAATTCGTTCCTGCACTGAGAGATGAGGATGAAAATATTTTAGATGAACCTGGTATACATAGATACAATGCAGAAACTAGTGAGTTTGTAGTTGATGATATTGAAGATGATATAAAACCTGCTACAATATGGGATCCAGAAAGTTACCTGAACATGTGGACAGTCAATTTTGATCCTGAATTAGGTTTACTTGGATATGCTCAATTCCCGAATATTCCTAATGGTTTAGAAGGGGTAGATGGACTTCCTAATTTTAATGGAGGGGCTACAACTGATGGTGTGGTGATGGGATATCAATTTTTTGGTGATACCTTAAATGTACAGGCTCCTTATGACAAAGGTAGAACAACTACACATGAAATTGGCCACTGGTTGGGTCTTATCCATATTTGGGGAGATGGTGATTGTGATGTAGATGATTACTGTGAAGATACTCCAAACCAAGATGGTTATAACGAAGTTTGTGTTTCTGTGAATTCTTGTGGTGCTGGAGAAGAGGGAGATCTACCAGATATGATAGAAAATTACATGGATTATACTCCTGATGATTGCATGAATATCTTTACTCTTGACCAAATGTCTAGAATGAGGATAATCATGGAAAACTCTCCTAGAAGAAAAGAGTTACTTACATCTAATAAACACTTGGTATTAGAACCTCCAGTTGCAGGTTTTAGTGTAGACTCTTCTGAATTTCAGATCAACACCTTTGTAACATTTACAGACAGCTCAACCAATAGACCTACATCTTGGTCTTGGACATTTGAAGGCGGAAGTCCAGCATCTTCAACGGATCAGAATCCAAGAGTACAATATTTAGATGCAGGTACTTTTGATGTTACGTTAATCACTGAAAATAATGCAGGAGCAGATACGGTGCTTATGGCTGATCTAATTACAGTTTTAGGGCCAACTGCTGTGATAGATGATTTGTCTACTTTATCAGTTTACCCAATTCCTGTAAAAAATAATTTATACCTTAAAACAGATGGTCAATCTGTTCAAGAAATTAAACTATTTGATATTACAGGTAAAGAGGTGTATTCTAATAATAATTTATTTAATAGCGGTACCCTTATCAATATGCAAGGATATGAGAAAAATGTCTACATATTGAAAGTTGTCTCTGATAATCAGGTGAAATCAATTAAGATTATTAAGGAATAA
- a CDS encoding GH92 family glycosyl hydrolase produces the protein MKNFKILSIILLHVYGLAYAQEKVKSNYDYVNPFIGTEKMGHTYPGATTPFGMVQLSPETNQVPMFKENGQYNAKTYEYCAGYQYGDSTIFGFSHTHMSGTGHSDLGDFLIMPTIGKLDLEPGTADKPHSGYHSRFKHSSEKAQPGYYKVHLEDYNIKAELSASDRVGYHKYTFPETDSAHIILDLISNIYNYDDKNVWTFVRVENDSTVTGYRQTQGWGKTRYVYFAMKFSKPFSSYGHKRYEDVSYNGFYRKFDQEHNFPEMAGKKIRAYFNFDTKKGEAIEIKFALSSVSTEGALLNLATEIPEWNFKQVRREAKAKWEKELNKINISTINEDQKEIFYTAFYHTMLSPVLYEDVDGKYRGLDQNIHTSEGFTNYTVFSLWDTYRALHPLFNLMHPQRNNDMVKSMLAHYEQSVHGMLPIWSHYANENWCMIGYHAVSVLADTYIKGNTDVELDQLIKASTSTSKVKYFDGLGEYMERGYVPEDKSGASVSKTLEYAYNDWCIAQLANAAGEKELEKEYLQRAKYYQNVFDKESNYMRPKLSSGEWRKEFDPLDTHGQGFIEGNAWNYGLYVPHNIPKMIEMMGGKDAFSDHLDKIFETPIEDKYIEKNEDITRDGIIGNYVHGNEPGHHIPYLYNWTNHPEKTQERVRMICETMYTTDRDGLCGNDDAGQMSAWYVFSSLGFYPVLPGSTDYALGSPLVKEAEITFENGKTLKIVAKKQSEKRVHVKKVTLNGIDIKGHSISHFDLINGGELIFEMK, from the coding sequence ATGAAAAACTTCAAAATCCTATCAATTATCCTTCTTCATGTATACGGTCTTGCTTATGCACAGGAGAAGGTGAAATCTAACTACGATTACGTAAATCCATTTATTGGAACTGAGAAAATGGGGCATACTTACCCAGGAGCGACAACACCTTTTGGAATGGTTCAGCTGAGTCCTGAAACCAATCAAGTACCTATGTTTAAAGAAAATGGACAATACAATGCCAAAACTTATGAGTATTGTGCGGGCTATCAGTATGGAGACTCAACTATTTTTGGTTTTAGTCATACGCACATGAGTGGTACTGGACATTCAGATCTTGGTGATTTTCTTATTATGCCAACGATAGGTAAGTTGGATTTGGAACCGGGAACGGCTGATAAACCTCATTCTGGATACCATAGTCGATTTAAACATTCGTCTGAGAAAGCTCAACCAGGTTATTATAAAGTTCATCTGGAGGATTATAATATCAAAGCAGAGTTATCAGCATCGGATAGAGTTGGGTATCATAAATATACTTTCCCTGAAACAGATAGTGCACATATTATTTTAGATTTAATATCAAACATTTATAACTATGATGATAAAAATGTTTGGACATTTGTTCGCGTTGAAAATGATTCAACAGTCACAGGATATCGTCAAACTCAAGGGTGGGGAAAAACACGCTACGTTTATTTTGCAATGAAATTTTCAAAACCATTCAGTAGTTATGGCCACAAAAGATATGAAGATGTTTCCTACAATGGTTTTTATAGAAAATTTGATCAAGAGCACAATTTCCCCGAAATGGCAGGTAAAAAGATCAGAGCGTACTTTAACTTTGATACCAAAAAGGGGGAAGCCATCGAAATAAAGTTTGCTCTTTCATCAGTTTCTACGGAAGGAGCATTATTAAACTTAGCTACAGAAATACCTGAGTGGAACTTTAAGCAAGTAAGAAGAGAAGCGAAAGCGAAATGGGAAAAAGAGTTGAATAAGATCAACATCTCGACTATCAATGAAGATCAGAAAGAAATTTTCTACACTGCATTCTATCATACTATGCTTAGTCCTGTCTTATACGAAGATGTTGATGGTAAATATAGAGGACTAGATCAGAATATTCATACTTCAGAAGGTTTTACAAATTATACTGTCTTTTCATTGTGGGATACCTACAGAGCATTGCATCCTTTATTTAACCTGATGCATCCACAGAGAAATAATGATATGGTGAAGTCGATGTTGGCGCATTACGAACAAAGTGTACATGGGATGTTACCAATTTGGAGTCACTATGCCAATGAAAATTGGTGTATGATTGGTTACCATGCAGTAAGTGTTTTGGCAGATACCTATATAAAAGGAAATACTGATGTGGAATTAGATCAATTAATCAAAGCTTCTACTTCAACATCAAAAGTAAAATATTTTGATGGTCTCGGAGAGTATATGGAAAGAGGCTATGTCCCAGAGGACAAAAGTGGAGCATCTGTTTCAAAAACTTTAGAGTACGCATATAATGATTGGTGTATCGCTCAATTAGCTAATGCAGCAGGAGAGAAGGAATTGGAGAAAGAGTATTTACAGAGGGCTAAATACTATCAGAATGTATTCGATAAGGAAAGTAATTACATGAGACCAAAGTTATCATCTGGCGAATGGCGAAAAGAGTTTGATCCATTAGATACTCATGGGCAGGGATTTATCGAAGGAAATGCTTGGAATTATGGCCTATATGTTCCACACAATATTCCAAAGATGATTGAAATGATGGGCGGTAAGGATGCTTTTTCTGATCATCTTGATAAAATATTCGAAACACCGATTGAAGATAAATATATTGAAAAGAATGAAGATATAACAAGAGACGGTATTATTGGAAATTATGTACATGGGAATGAACCTGGGCACCATATTCCATATTTATACAACTGGACAAATCATCCTGAAAAGACACAGGAGAGAGTAAGAATGATTTGTGAAACAATGTATACTACAGATAGAGATGGTTTGTGTGGTAATGATGATGCTGGGCAGATGAGTGCTTGGTATGTATTTAGTAGTCTAGGCTTTTACCCTGTTTTACCAGGTTCAACGGATTATGCTTTGGGCAGTCCTTTAGTAAAGGAGGCAGAAATCACCTTTGAAAATGGAAAAACGCTAAAGATTGTCGCCAAAAAACAATCAGAAAAACGAGTACATGTTAAGAAAGTAACACTTAATGGAATTGATATTAAAGGACATTCAATATCACATTTTGATCTAATAAATGGTGGAGAACTAATATTTGAAATGAAATAA